In the genome of Bremerella sp. P1, the window CTCCGATGACAGTCCCCTTGTTGTCACATGCTCAAGAGACAGCCGAGCTACCGGCCTACGAAGGTCCCTACTACATCGTCTTCAACGCTGCCGGAGGGTGGGATACGACTTACCTGATGGATCCCAAAGGGATCGATGGAATCAACCGTCTGTACGAACAAGGTGAGATCCTCACCGAAGGCAACCACCGGTTTGCTCCGACCGCCAGGCACAAGCAAGACGGGATGAGCAACGAAGATTTCTTTGCCGAGTTTGGCCAGGAACTGCTCGTCTTCAACGGGCTGGATTACTCTGTGAACAACCACGCGCCCTGTTCACGCTACATGGCGACGGGCAAACTCGATAGCCTTGCCTATCCCACGTTTGCCGCGCTGGTGGCTGCCTGTCAGGGACCCGCCTGTCCGCTTTCGTTTTTGACGTTCGGCAACTATTCGGCCACCGGCAACTTGGTTGCCATGTCGCGTGTCCCCTACCTGCCATCGCTGAAACGGATTGCGAGTGCGGACTCGATCGATGGAAATGAACGTGCTCCCTATCACGATGATTTCGCACTGAACCGAATCGAACAGGCACTTGCCGACAAGCAGCGTAGTCTTGAGTCGCAACCAGTACTGCCGCGTCGTGAACGGGCAGAGAACATCCTGTACGCGGCGCAAGTGAATTCAAAGTCGCTTCTCCGCATCACGCCCCACATTCCCAAAGAGATTCCCAAGGCTCGTCTCGCGCGGCAAGCCGAGGTGGCACTCGCGTCTTTCAAAGCCGGCGTTTGCGTTTCGGCAAATCTTTCGATTGGCCAGTTCGATAGTCACGCCAACAACGACAAGGATCAGATGACCCTGATCCCCGAGCTATTAGAGGGAGTCGCCTACGTCCTCCGTCGGGCTGAGGAACTGCAGATACGCGAGAAGCTGGTCGTGATTGTGCAGAGCGAAATGGGGCGGACACCCAACTACAACAAGGGGAATGGAAAGGATCACTGGTCGATTGGCTCGATCATGTTTATCGGCCCCGGAATCAAGGGAAACCGTGTTCTTGGTGCCACCGATGACAAACAGTTTGCCGTCCCTTTCGATCCAAAGACCCTCGCGACCAGTGCGACAGAAGGGGTTCGTATTCGCCCTGAGCATATTCACACCTCTCTGCGCCAATACGCCAAGATCTTCGATCATCCGCACAGTCAGAAGTTTCCCCTGGGGGTCGCTGAGGCGGAACAACTACATGGATTCTGGGGATGATGGCCGGATCCCATCGATCGGGTGAGCCTACAATTTCTTTCGCCTATTTCAAAGTGAATCGCTCACGCTGGATTCACTTGTCGATTCGAGCATGACTAGAATAAGGCGCATCACAACTGCCACCGCACAAGGACTTGCCACCATGTTCGACCCCGAAGCAAAAGCGGTTACCGCTCAGGCCTTGAAGCAAATTGAGGAGGATGGATCGGATTTGTCGAAGCCGATCGAGATGGACTTCTTCGTGGCCGTACCGAGTCAGGAATCTGGCGGGCAAGTCGCCCAGGAGGCTCGCAAGATTGGATTTGAA includes:
- a CDS encoding DUF1501 domain-containing protein — protein: MSKHHASRRNFLKMWASAGLGIAAPMTVPLLSHAQETAELPAYEGPYYIVFNAAGGWDTTYLMDPKGIDGINRLYEQGEILTEGNHRFAPTARHKQDGMSNEDFFAEFGQELLVFNGLDYSVNNHAPCSRYMATGKLDSLAYPTFAALVAACQGPACPLSFLTFGNYSATGNLVAMSRVPYLPSLKRIASADSIDGNERAPYHDDFALNRIEQALADKQRSLESQPVLPRRERAENILYAAQVNSKSLLRITPHIPKEIPKARLARQAEVALASFKAGVCVSANLSIGQFDSHANNDKDQMTLIPELLEGVAYVLRRAEELQIREKLVVIVQSEMGRTPNYNKGNGKDHWSIGSIMFIGPGIKGNRVLGATDDKQFAVPFDPKTLATSATEGVRIRPEHIHTSLRQYAKIFDHPHSQKFPLGVAEAEQLHGFWG